A segment of the Candidatus Dojkabacteria bacterium genome:
AACCGATGTTCTTTTTCATCCCGGTTGCCACCGGGAGTAAGTCTTCCGCTGCATATGGTGGCAGCGGCAAGTCCGATAGTCGGCTTAAAAACTTATTGCGTGCTCAAGGCGTTCGCACTCTGGCCTCGCAAGCTTCGGCTTAGCGAAAGTAAGATACATCTTTCGTCGAAATAGATTTCGCCATAGGCGAATAAGCCCGCCATAGGCGAATAAGCCCGCCAGAGGCGGACAGGCCCGCTATGCTAACATTAGCTTTAGGGCTGGAATAGCTCAGATGGTAGAGCACACCCATGGTAAGGGTGGGGTCTCGGGTTCGATTCCCGATTCCAGCTTATTATTTGTAATCTAAATTTATACAACGTAACATGGCACAGTCAGCAAGAGTGATAATTGGTCTTCAATGTGAAATCTGTAAAGAGATAAACTACACAAAAACCAAGAATCCCAAAAACACAAAAGCAGCAATAAAGCTTAAAAAGTTCTGCTCAAGGTGCAAAAAACATACTATGCACAAAGAAGTAAAAATTAAATGACAAAACGTAGGTCCATAGTTTAATTGGTAAAATAGCGGTCTCCAAAACCGTTGTTCCTGGTTCGAGTCCAGGTGGGCCTGCCAGTTATCTAATAGACGATTACAAGAATCTTTGTTAAAATACGCAACCATGAAAAAGAAAAAAAATCTAATACAAAAAATTGTTAGCCCAATAAGCAGTGTATTTATAGAATTAAAGCGAATGGAGTGGCTTAGCACTAAGGAGTGGACGAAAACAACAGTTTTTGTTATACTCTTCTCGCTTTTAATAGTATTACTTATCTTTGTGCTTGATCTCCTGTTCATATCATTAAGAGCCAAGTACTTACTTTAAATAACAAAAAATGGCTACAAGCAAAAGTAAACCACAGTGGTATATAGTTAGTACCCAGATAATGCTTGAGAACAAAATAAAAGAAGAAATTGAAAAACGTGTATCTGCATTGGGGCTTAAAAAGAGAATTCCGGAAGTTATTGTACCTACACAGAAAAAAATCGTCGTAAAAGATGGTAAACAAAAAATCAAGGAAGACCGCCTGTTTCCGGGATACGTTCTTATAAAAATGGCAATGGATAATGACACGTTTGCATTAATTCGAAACATCGAAGGTGTAAAAGGTTTCATTAGCACGGGCAAGAAACCTAAGCCTCTCACCAAAGAAGAAGTAGATAACATCATGAAGTTTAAAGACAAAAAGCAGCCTACTTATCAAAAGACTTTCCAGTCCGGCGATGCCGTAAAAATCTCTAAAGGTGCTTTTGCCGACTTTATTGGAACCGTCCAGAGCAGTAATACGGAAAAGGGTAAGGTTAAGGTTCTTATTTCCATTTTCGGAAGGGAAACCCCAGTGGAGTTGGACTTTGAAGATGTTTCCAAACTAGAATAAATTTTTACAGCTTTAAATGGCAAAAGAAATAAAAAGTGTGCACAAGTTATACCTAGAGGCAGCAAAAGCTACGCCCGGTCCACCGGTTGGCCCATCATTAAGTCCTACCGGAATCAACACAGGTGACTTTTGCTCAAAATTTAACGAGGCAACAAAAGATCTAGCAGGCTACACAGTTCCCGTAATAATTACGATATACAAGGACAGGACATTTTCGTTGGAATTTAAAACTCCTCCGGTTTCCGACTATATTCGAAAAGAGCTTGGAATCAAGAAAGGTTCAGCAGTACCCAACCTCGAAAAAGTAGGAAAACTTACTAAAGAGCAGCTAATAAAAATTGCAGAAAAGAAAATGGTTGACTTAAACACCAACGATATTGAAGCTGCAATAAAAATCATAGCCGGCACTGCAAAACAAATGGGTGTCGAAGTTGAAATCTAATTTACCCCAAAGATCCAAATGAAAAAAAGAAGCAAAAATTACAAAGCTGCCGACAAGAAAAAAACTGTATCTGCGGAAGCAATGAACATTACCAGCGCAATTAATGCAGTCAAGGCCAGTTCATATACAAAATTTACCGGTGGAATTGATTTGCACGTGAAACTATTTACCCCTACAAAAAAGGATAACATGTCAATGAAAGGTTCGGTCTCCTTTCCTAATTCAACTGGGAAAAGCGTTAATATTGTGGTATTTACTGCGGACCCCAAGAAAGAAGAGCTAGCAAAGAAACTCGGAGCCCTTGATGCCGGTGCGGAAAGCCTAGTAAAAAAGGTACAAGAAGGTTTCACCGCATTTGACATTGCAATTGCAGAACCTGCAATGATGCCCAAAATTGCAATTTTGGGAAAAGTGTTAGGTCCCAAGGGAGCTATGCCAAACCCCAAAAACGGAACAGTAACCGATGATATCGAGACAGCAATAAAGCAGTATCAAAGCGGAAAAACAGACTTTTCCATTGACAAAGATTACGTTGTTCATCTGTCCGTAGGTAAAACTGACATGGAAACCTCAAAACTTGTAGAAAATATTACTGCTGCAATTAAAGCAATTCTTTCTGTTACAGGCAAATCACTACCTGCATCCATAGTAAATGTGTATGTAGCACCAACTATGGGTAAAGCACAGGAAATAGATAAGAACACGCTTGCCTAAAAAGGTTAATGTTTTAGTACAATTGTTCCAATTTCATCAGTGCGAAGTACTTTAACATTGTATTTGTAAAACACGTCTAGTGTCTCCTTGTGCGGATGACCAAATTTGTTACCTACCCCACATGAACAAACGGCAACATCCGGGCTTACCAGCACAACTAGCGCTTCTGAACTTGCGGTTTTTGAACAGTGATGCCCGGCTTTTAACACGTCTACATTAGTAATATCATCTTGATAGTTTTTTATAAGCCACTGTTCTTCATCTTTTTCAGAATCTCCCATAAAAAGAACCGAAAAGTCCAAATACGAAAATTTAGTAACGATTGAACAATTATTTACATTTGCATAAGCCGGACACGGTGGGGCAAAAAGAATCAGTGTTTCATTTGCAGATAACCGAATCTCATACCTCCCCAAAATTGACCTACAAATACCAAGCTGATCACAAAGTGTATAAAACGTTGACAAATTAGAGCTTTCATATTCCGTTTCCCCGTAAATAACTAAACCTATATCAACCCGCTCTAAAAGCAACAATAGTCCATTAATATGATCAGCATGTGGATGCGTAAGTATTATTAAATCAATAAAGGGTAGTTTTGTGGAACCAAGTGCACTTAGAATTTTACTATCCGGACCACCATCTATAAGTATTCGTTGATTTTGAGTGGTTTGTATAATTGCCGAATCGCCCTGCCCCACGTCGAAAAAAGAGACCGATACATCCGGCACCAAGTCCATACAAAACGAGAAAATTGATTCGATAAGCAAAAGTAAAACAAAAATTACGATTTTATTCATAATTAGCAATCAAAATAAAAAATAAAATACACGAATAAGCCAAAATCAACACAAGTGTCGTTATGGTTATTGGAATCGTTGCAAACTCAAATTTGCTGAAAAACTCAATCACAACACGAAATCCAGCCATTAGCATAATTACAGGTGATAGCAGAATACTGGCAAAACCCCGCGAGAAAACCCCCACAATTATAGCCAAACCTCCCCAGATTGTTATAAGTTCTATAAAGAAGCTAACGATAAGATTTGGAAGAATTGAGATTATTGAAACTGTTCCAAATGTACTTGCAATAACCGGTGCAGTTACAATCATTGCAGATATCCCTACACATAATTCCTCTCGAATACACGTCGGAATGAACCGTAACAGCCTAGCAACAACCGGTGCAACAAAAATAAGCCCGGCAGTTGCCAAAACCGATAGCTGAAAGCTTATGTCAAAAAGACTTTGCGGCCAGATAAGTAAAATAATGAATATACTTAGCAAAAATGCAACACTTTTGCTTACGGGATACCCAAGAAGCACTCCTACTAAAGTAAAAGCCGTCATAATAAAAGCTCTAACAACAGGAATACTTCCCCCGGAAATAAAAACGAAACATAGAAGAAAAGCCAACGAACAAATTATTGCACAGAATTTACCAAATATCCCTGTTAATCCATTCACAACCGAATTTGCAACCAGAGTAGTATTGTAGCCAGAAACGGCTATTAAATGTGTAGTTCCTGTGTTTCTTAATGCAAGTTCAAATTTAGCCGGGAGTTTGGCCACATATCCAATCGTCATTCCCAAAAGAATTGATGAATATGGTTCGGTAAGAAATCGCTCAACGGTTGAAATAACTCGGTTTCTTAGCAAATATATTGGATTTTGGGTTTTTAGATTTGTTACATTTGACACATTGTTAAAAAAATAGAAAATGTTTTTGCGAGCCAAATATATATTAGTCTCGGCAAGACAAGCATTAAAACTAAGCTTATCACCAATATGATAGGTTGGCACAAAATCAAAGTACCCCTGACCAAAAGCGTAAACATTGGTTTCCAAACCAATACTCTCAATTTTTATCACAAGCTTCTGACTTGCATCTTTTAATCCATTTTCTTTAACAACAACTCCGTTAATTGACCCGCAAAATCCATACCGGGTTACGTATTCAGAATGACCCTGAAGAACAAATATTCTTAAAAACCCAACACCCAGCCCAATGAAAATAAAGCCCAATTTAACAATCTTCCCTACTAACCGCTTCATGGCTCAATAAGATCGATTATTGCTTGTAAGGTCTTTTCACCTATTCCACTCACATTTAAAAGATCCCCCACAACAGCATATGGTCTACCGGCAATTATTTTGTCGGCTGTTGCAGGACCAACACCAGGTAAAGATATTAACTGATCACGAGTCGCATGATTTATACTGATTTTTCCGGATGTACCGGCATTGGTATTAGCATCAGAAACAGCTGAACTAATATTACTTTTTTCAACACAGCTTAGGTTATCAACCAGAAAAGGTACGTAGTACATTTCATTCGGAATAAGCTGCGCCGCCATATTTATACACCTCTGGATGTAGCCCAAGTCGGCAGATTGATCAAATCCGCCAGCGGCATTAACTGCATCAATAAGTAAACTGTGAGCAGGAAGTTCATATACACCCGGCGACCCAACTGCTCCTGATATATAGATGTTTAAAACCTCTTCGGGAATGTTGTTCCCTTCAATCGACGGGTTTTCCTGTGCTTCCGGTTCTGATTTAAATTCTTGCAGCAATACTTGTTCACGTTTTGTACCCTTCTGCCAGAAGACAAAAACACCTGCTGCAATCAGAACCACTACTCCTACTGTTATTATGCCTAACTTCCTGCTCATACCACCATCTTACAATAGTCATAAGCGCAAATTCTTAACAGGAATTTAATGAAACTTGACGGCACAGCAAGTTGATTAGTCGGTTGATTGATTGGTCAGCTGCTTACCAAACAATAATTATTTGTTGTTTACCCAACCTTTATCATACAAAATCTTTTCAATTGCGGTCTCATAATTGAAAAGCTCATCATCATTAAACCAAAGTGCAATCTCACGTTTGGCCGATTCCTCGGAATCGGATGCATGAATAAGTGTTCGTGTGGCTCGTCCCTCTTCGTTTGCTAAAACAAAGGCATCGGGTGAATAGTCTGCTCTAATTGTTCCGACATCTGAAACAATCGGATTACTTTTTCCGGCAAGCTTTCTAACGTTTTCTATTACTAAAGCCCCCTCAAGTACAATTGCTATAACTGGTCCACATGACAAATACTCCATATTCCACAAACGGATTTCGGCCCCAACCTCTACCGGATCTAATTTACTTACATCAACACCACGTTCTTTACGTTCAATAATAGTATACTCACCAACCTTTCTCAAATAATCTGGATCGTCCTCATAATGTTTACCCACCAAATCCCTGGTGGCTTGAGTTAATTTCATTCCTACTATCTTATATCCTTTTTTCTCAAATCGGGTTAATAATTCTCCGACTATTTGACGCTGAACTACATCGGGCTTAAAGATTATTAGTGTTCTCTGTTTGGTGACCATTGGAAATTCCTAAAATTTAGATTTACATCATTATACATATTGATTAAGAAAAATTGAAGTTAACAAATCGACGTGAGATAATACCCATATCAAGGTTCTATTTGGTTCTTTTCGGGGTGTAGTTCAGTTGGTTAGAACGCGTCGTTCGGAACGACGAGGTCGCTCGTTCGAGTCGAGTCACCCCGAGAATATAAGAAATTCCTAAACCAGGCAAACGGATTCCAATCCGGGTAACCCAAATTAGGCTTCGTTTATATATCTAGATCTAAAAAAGTGTCTAAACCAAATCTCGAACCCCAAAACATGAGTCACAAAAAAATAATTACATTTATACTAATAGCCTATGGTATTTCATGGCTTACGTGGCTACCAAACATAATTTCTGCCAACACCGGCAAACACAATGAAATAAATAACTGGCTTCATATCGTAGGAGGACTAGGTCCTATGTTTAGTGCGTTTATTACAATCTTAATCTTCGAAAAGTGGGCTGGCTTTAAAAAATTCATTTCTGAAAGATTTCTTAAAATACCCTCGGCAAGGTATATACTAGTTGGACTTACTATGCCGATAATCCTTTTCATTGTAAGCTCGATAATTATTCGAGTCACAACAGGCGAGTGGGTAAATTTGTTAGAATTAGGAATTAATTCAAAGATCCCAACAGAAAATCCAGTTTTTATCTGGCTGATTTGGATTATTTTTTATGGCATTGGAGAAGAAACAGGTTGGAGAGGATTTTTATTACCCGAACTATCAAAAAACATTAAAACCAGAATTTCTACGCTCTACACTGCATTAATATGGGCTCCATGGCATATTCCCGTGTTCTTTTATGACAAAGATTTAGGCACAATGGGTGTTATAGGAACTCTTGGTTGGATATTAGGATTAATTTTTGGCTCAATTGTTCTTGGATGGTTAGCAAAATCATCCAAATGGAATCTTATTCCCGTAATTCTTTGGCACGGCACGTTTAACTTCTTTACAACAAGTGACCGGATAGATAGTATGTTTGCTAGCCTAATGAGTATGATGACTATAGCCATAGCAGTATGGATTACAAGAAAATATGGGACTAATTTATCAAAGGAATAAATCAAACAAGTATTATGAAAAACAGGCATAAAATAGTCGTTCTATTAATCTTTCTCCTGCTCTTCTTTGGAATTTGGATATTACGACAATACTTAACAACCTAATCTCGATGCTTTTATAACCTCTCTTTTCTCTATCCCGCCATTGTGATATAATACGCTATTAACTAAATGAACCCATTACAATACAATGCCAGAAACGTCAAAAATGTTAAGTCTTTTAGATATCTCTCCCTTAGGAAAAAGTAATAACTGGTTTGACAGAGTTCTGAGAATCGCTTCACAAGCACCAACGGCTTAATCTTTACTCAGGTTACTAGGACATAAACCCACAGAAACTGCCGCACAGGCTCGATGGGAATGGAAGAGAAACTGGGATGAGGATCTTAATAATAGAGGTCGCGAGGCATTTAAAGATACTCTTCCTGAAAATTCGCTAACTATTCTAGTAGGCCTAGCGGTTCTCAGCAAGACCAATCTCCCGGTCGACCGCATTCACTTGCAGGGAGAATAAACACAATGCTGGACATTGCCGACAAAATACTCAAATGGCCCATTGAGTATTTATGCAAATCCTTTGCAAAATTTCTATTCAATTGGTGGGAAGAAAGCTACGAGCACAAACCCCAACAGCCTAAGTTCAAGAGTTCGGATTAGTCGTAAAAATAAACCGTTAGTATCCCCTTACTACCCCTACAACCTTCCCCGCTATTAGATTTTCGGAAAAGTCCCTCTTGGAAATGTATATTGGCGGATGATTTTCGGAACTTTCACACACAAGTGTCACTTGACCACTTCTATGTTCTGAATAGTATCGTCTTGCATAAAAACCCTCGTCAAGCATAAATACAACATAATCTTTATTTCTGGGAAGCCCGGAATCAATATTAACCAAAATATAGTCTCCTTCGGCTAAAACGAGCTCGGATTTATCCATTTGATGCCCGGTAACCCTAAGTGCCATAAGCCGGCTACCATAACCCACAATATCTCTTGATACTTTTAGGAACTGCTTTGTATCTCGCTTCTCAAATAACTCCCGTTTGCCACTATTAACATTACCTAATACTTCAATATCTACAAAATCGGTAGTTGCTGCCGAGACCCTTTTCCTAAGCTCCAAAAGAACTTCTCCTGCACCTTCGGTATCAATAAGCCCTTTATGAGTAAGCTGCGTCAAGTGATGTTTAACCGCTTGTGGATGGGGCTCCCCTATCAGCTTTCCAAGCTCCCTAAAACTTAATTTTGAGATATCTTGTTTGCGGGCTAATTCAAGAATTTTTTCTTGAGACTTGTGCATAGATTCAGGCAGTCATATTAGTTAACATATACTACAACAACCAATCTTGCCTGTCAAGTTTTCGTACACAATCGCCTTGCTTCTTCGTCAAGTCGCACACAACCTACATTAAGTCCGATCACCTTACATCCTTATATAGTCCTGTAAATCATGACAAGACACTTAATCCCCTAAACTAACAAAGCCCAGGTTAAATAATGTATAATTACTGCAGTTAAATAAAAAATATATAAATGTTATCAATTAAAGACCTCCATATTGATGTAGACAAGAGAAAAATATTGGACGGTCTAAGCCTTGAAATTAAGCCCGGAAACGTTGTTATTATATTCGGACCTAATGGTTGCGGTAAAACCACCCTTTTTAAGGCAATAATGGGCTTGATTCCTGATAATATCAAATCCGGTGATATCAAATTTAACGGAAAATCAATACTAAACCTTGCTCCGGATAAGATAAGTGAACAAGGAATCGGATTAATGCAACAAAACCCTCCCAAAGTAGATGGTGTAACCCTACATACGGTAGCCATGGAAACTCACAAAAGAGAAAACATTATAGACAAATACAATCAGATCGAAGAAGCTGCAGAACATACATCGGTAGAAGCCTTTCTGGACAAAGACTTAAACACGAACCTTTCAGGTGGCGAAATCAAGCGGTCGGAACTTTTTCATTTGTATCTAAGGCGAAACCACTATCAGCTTTTTTTACTCGACGAACCTGACTCGGGTGTAGATATAGACAATCTTGCATTTGTCGGGAAATTAATATCCGAAATGGTAAAGGACAAGAAAAAATCGGCTTTAATCATTACCCACACTGGCGAACTACTAAAACACATAAAAGCAACAAAAGCATATGTAATGATAAACGGAAGGATTCAATGCGAAGGCTCCCCAAAAAAGATCCTAAAATTAGTAGAAACAAATGGATATAAAAAATGCATAAACTGTAAAAAGACATATGAATAGAATACAAAAGGTAATAAAATCTGCAAATCTCGGATTCTCTGATAACGTATTTACACTGGAAAATAACGATTGCATATATGCACCCATTCAAACCCTAGAAAATGGTGAAATCACGGATATCAAGACAGCAATTCAAAAACACGATCTTAAAAATCTTCTTTGGAACCTTA
Coding sequences within it:
- the rpmG gene encoding 50S ribosomal protein L33; protein product: MAQSARVIIGLQCEICKEINYTKTKNPKNTKAAIKLKKFCSRCKKHTMHKEVKIK
- the secE gene encoding preprotein translocase subunit SecE — its product is MKKKKNLIQKIVSPISSVFIELKRMEWLSTKEWTKTTVFVILFSLLIVLLIFVLDLLFISLRAKYLL
- the nusG gene encoding transcription termination/antitermination factor NusG yields the protein MATSKSKPQWYIVSTQIMLENKIKEEIEKRVSALGLKKRIPEVIVPTQKKIVVKDGKQKIKEDRLFPGYVLIKMAMDNDTFALIRNIEGVKGFISTGKKPKPLTKEEVDNIMKFKDKKQPTYQKTFQSGDAVKISKGAFADFIGTVQSSNTEKGKVKVLISIFGRETPVELDFEDVSKLE
- the rplK gene encoding 50S ribosomal protein L11 yields the protein MAKEIKSVHKLYLEAAKATPGPPVGPSLSPTGINTGDFCSKFNEATKDLAGYTVPVIITIYKDRTFSLEFKTPPVSDYIRKELGIKKGSAVPNLEKVGKLTKEQLIKIAEKKMVDLNTNDIEAAIKIIAGTAKQMGVEVEI
- a CDS encoding 50S ribosomal protein L1, producing the protein MKKRSKNYKAADKKKTVSAEAMNITSAINAVKASSYTKFTGGIDLHVKLFTPTKKDNMSMKGSVSFPNSTGKSVNIVVFTADPKKEELAKKLGALDAGAESLVKKVQEGFTAFDIAIAEPAMMPKIAILGKVLGPKGAMPNPKNGTVTDDIETAIKQYQSGKTDFSIDKDYVVHLSVGKTDMETSKLVENITAAIKAILSVTGKSLPASIVNVYVAPTMGKAQEIDKNTLA
- a CDS encoding MBL fold metallo-hydrolase, encoding MNKIVIFVLLLLIESIFSFCMDLVPDVSVSFFDVGQGDSAIIQTTQNQRILIDGGPDSKILSALGSTKLPFIDLIILTHPHADHINGLLLLLERVDIGLVIYGETEYESSNLSTFYTLCDQLGICRSILGRYEIRLSANETLILFAPPCPAYANVNNCSIVTKFSYLDFSVLFMGDSEKDEEQWLIKNYQDDITNVDVLKAGHHCSKTASSEALVVLVSPDVAVCSCGVGNKFGHPHKETLDVFYKYNVKVLRTDEIGTIVLKH
- a CDS encoding ComEC/Rec2 family competence protein → MKRLVGKIVKLGFIFIGLGVGFLRIFVLQGHSEYVTRYGFCGSINGVVVKENGLKDASQKLVIKIESIGLETNVYAFGQGYFDFVPTYHIGDKLSFNACLAETNIYLARKNIFYFFNNVSNVTNLKTQNPIYLLRNRVISTVERFLTEPYSSILLGMTIGYVAKLPAKFELALRNTGTTHLIAVSGYNTTLVANSVVNGLTGIFGKFCAIICSLAFLLCFVFISGGSIPVVRAFIMTAFTLVGVLLGYPVSKSVAFLLSIFIILLIWPQSLFDISFQLSVLATAGLIFVAPVVARLLRFIPTCIREELCVGISAMIVTAPVIASTFGTVSIISILPNLIVSFFIELITIWGGLAIIVGVFSRGFASILLSPVIMLMAGFRVVIEFFSKFEFATIPITITTLVLILAYSCILFFILIANYE
- a CDS encoding ComEA family DNA-binding protein; amino-acid sequence: MSRKLGIITVGVVVLIAAGVFVFWQKGTKREQVLLQEFKSEPEAQENPSIEGNNIPEEVLNIYISGAVGSPGVYELPAHSLLIDAVNAAGGFDQSADLGYIQRCINMAAQLIPNEMYYVPFLVDNLSCVEKSNISSAVSDANTNAGTSGKISINHATRDQLISLPGVGPATADKIIAGRPYAVVGDLLNVSGIGEKTLQAIIDLIEP
- a CDS encoding nucleoside-diphosphate kinase (catalyzes the formation of nucleoside triphosphate from ATP and nucleoside diphosphate), which encodes MVTKQRTLIIFKPDVVQRQIVGELLTRFEKKGYKIVGMKLTQATRDLVGKHYEDDPDYLRKVGEYTIIERKERGVDVSKLDPVEVGAEIRLWNMEYLSCGPVIAIVLEGALVIENVRKLAGKSNPIVSDVGTIRADYSPDAFVLANEEGRATRTLIHASDSEESAKREIALWFNDDELFNYETAIEKILYDKGWVNNK
- a CDS encoding CPBP family intramembrane metalloprotease; this translates as MSHKKIITFILIAYGISWLTWLPNIISANTGKHNEINNWLHIVGGLGPMFSAFITILIFEKWAGFKKFISERFLKIPSARYILVGLTMPIILFIVSSIIIRVTTGEWVNLLELGINSKIPTENPVFIWLIWIIFYGIGEETGWRGFLLPELSKNIKTRISTLYTALIWAPWHIPVFFYDKDLGTMGVIGTLGWILGLIFGSIVLGWLAKSSKWNLIPVILWHGTFNFFTTSDRIDSMFASLMSMMTIAIAVWITRKYGTNLSKE
- a CDS encoding ATP-binding cassette domain-containing protein; this translates as MLSIKDLHIDVDKRKILDGLSLEIKPGNVVIIFGPNGCGKTTLFKAIMGLIPDNIKSGDIKFNGKSILNLAPDKISEQGIGLMQQNPPKVDGVTLHTVAMETHKRENIIDKYNQIEEAAEHTSVEAFLDKDLNTNLSGGEIKRSELFHLYLRRNHYQLFLLDEPDSGVDIDNLAFVGKLISEMVKDKKKSALIITHTGELLKHIKATKAYVMINGRIQCEGSPKKILKLVETNGYKKCINCKKTYE